Proteins co-encoded in one Quercus robur chromosome 8, dhQueRobu3.1, whole genome shotgun sequence genomic window:
- the LOC126694866 gene encoding uncharacterized protein LOC126694866 gives MSATSKASWMVAASIGAVEALKDQGVCRWNYPLRSLHQHAKNNIRSYYQAKKLAAQSSSAISSKVNNEKLKQSEESLRKVMYLSCWGPN, from the coding sequence ATGAGTGCAACAAGTAAAGCTTCTTGGATGGTGGCAGCTAGTATTGGTGCAGTTGAGGCCTTGAAAGACCAAGGTGTTTGTAGATGGAACTATCCTCTAAGGTCACTTCACCAGCATGCGAAGAACAATATCAGATCATACTATCAAGCCAAGAAACTCGCAGCTCAGTCTTCCTCGGCTATATCTAGTAAAGTGAACAACGAGAAGCTAAAGCAGAGTGAAGAGTCTTTGAGAAAAGTCATGTATTTGAGTTGTTGGGGTCCTAACTGA
- the LOC126694867 gene encoding uncharacterized protein LOC126694867 yields MSATSKASWMVAASIGAVEALKDQGVCRWNYPLRSLHQHAKNNIRSYYQAKKLAAQSSSAISSKVNNEKLKQSEESLRKVMYLSCWGPN; encoded by the coding sequence ATGAGTGCAACAAGTAAAGCTTCTTGGATGGTGGCAGCTAGTATTGGTGCAGTTGAGGCCTTGAAAGACCAAGGTGTTTGCAGATGGAACTATCCTCTAAGGTCACTTCACCAGCATGCGAAGAACAATATCAGATCATACTATCAAGCCAAGAAACTCGCAGCTCAGTCTTCCTCGGCTATATCTAGTAAAGTGAACAACGAGAAGCTAAAGCAGAGTGAAGAGTCTTTGAGAAAAGTAATGTATTTGAGTTGTTGGGGTCCTAACTGA
- the LOC126695975 gene encoding uncharacterized protein LOC126695975 yields MDVTCPICKKDPEAVEHAIIKCVSAKAVWAKWIDCPIRILDCSLDVTDLALILMNQGTQSDLEKFFGVAWSIWYNRNQVVNENGGAVAELVWGSAIRLIEDFKEEGNSGIGVIIRDWNNQVVAALSKPLSGRFAVEETEAIAMELGIVLARELGLNQIILEGDSMQTVQAICSKDVWGVAGHIIHGILEGMNGFIYAEARYICRNSNKIAHELAQQAKRSGEECKWFDEVPESSKFV; encoded by the exons ATGGATGTGACGTGCCCCATTTGTAAAAAAGATCCTGAAGCAGTTGAGCATGCCATTATAAAATGTGTTTCTGCTAAGGCAGTGTGGGCTAAATGGATTGACTGCCCTATCAGAATTCTTGATTGCAGTCTGGATGTTACTGATTTGGCTCTCATCTTAATGAACCAGGGAACTCAAAGTGACCTGGAGAAATTTTTTGGGGTGGCCTGGTCAATTTGGTATAATAGGAACCAGGTGGTGAATGAGAATGGTGGTGCTGTTGCTGAACTTGTCTGGGGATCGGCTATCCGTTTGATAGAAGACTTCAAGGAG GAAGGGAACTCTGGAATTGGAGTCATAATTAGAGATTGGAATAATCAAGTTGTTGCAGCTTTGAGTAAGCCCCTTTCGGGTAGATTTGCAGTGGAAGAGACTGAGGCAATTGCTATGGAGCTGGGCATTGTTCTCGCTAGGGAGTTGGGATTAAATCAAATCATCTTGGAAGGAGATTCAATGCAAACTGTTCAAGCAATATGCAGCAAAGATGTGTGGGGAGTTGCAGGCCATATAATCCATGGCATTTTGGAAGGAATGAATGGTTTTATTTATGCAGAAGCTAGATACATTTGCAGGAATAGCAACAAAATAGCCCATGAGCTAGCTCAACAGGCCAAAAGATCAGGAGAGGAATGTAAGTGGTTTGATGAGGTCCCTGAATCTAGCAAGTTTGTGTAG
- the LOC126695976 gene encoding uncharacterized protein LOC126695976, which yields MEEDLIEELKHMKLTKEEETKIVVSGEGRRELIEECKLSLVGRLLLDRKQNQRALKSMLRSAWKTRSDLRIVDVGNDTYQFKFSSEYQMRWVETNGPWNFENNLLLLKSIGIFMATDSKLGSSNQAKFMRIRVNIPLDKPLRQCGVMASPEGEKFQVYFSYERLPVFCFLCGVMGHDDRRCTCLERQTEELPQYDDWLRA from the exons ATGGAGGAAGATCTAATTGAAGAACTCAAGCACATGAAGctaacaaaagaagaagaaacaaagattGTGGTATCAGGGGAAGGCAGAAGGGAGCTGATCGAAGAGTGCAAATTGAGTTTGGTAGGAAGATTACTGTTGGACAGAAAGCAAAATCAGAGAGCTTTGAAGAGCATGCTGCGATCGGCATGGAAAACAAGGTCAGATTTGAGGATTGTGGATGTAGGGAATGATACTTACCAGTTCAAATTTTCAAGCGAATATCAGATGAGATGGGTTGAGACTAATGGTCCATGGAATTTTGAGAACAATCTCTTGCTTCTCAAAAG CATCGGAATTTTTATGGCTACGGATTCGAAATTAGGGTCTTCAAATCAAGCGAAATTCATGAGGATCCGTGTGAACATCCCGCTGGATAAGCCACTAAGGCAGTGCGGTGTTATGGCTAGCCCGGAAGGGGAGAAATTTCAAGTCTATTTCAGCTATGAGAGACTCCCtgtattttgttttctctgtGGAGTAATGGGACATGATGATCGGCGTTGTACGTGCTTGGAAAGGCAAACGGAAGAACTTCCTCAGTATGATGATTGGTTGAGAGCTTAG
- the LOC126694862 gene encoding uncharacterized protein LOC126694862 — protein MSATSKASWMVAASIGAVEALKDQGVCRWNYPLRSLHQHAKNNIRSYYQAKKLSAQSSSAISSKVNNEKLKQSEESLRKVMYLSCWGPN, from the coding sequence ATGAGTGCAACAAGTAAAGCTTCGTGGATGGTGGCAGCTAGTATTGGTGCAGTTGAGGCCTTGAAAGACCAAGGTGTTTGCAGATGGAACTATCCTCTAAGGTCACTTCACCAGCATGCGAAGAACAATATCAGATCATACTATCAAGCCAAGAAACTCTCAGCTCAGTCTTCCTCGGCTATATCTAGTAAAGTGAACAACGAGAAGCTAAAGCAGAGTGAAGAGTCTTTGAGAAAAGTCATGTATTTGAGTTGTTGGGGTCCTAACTGA